The DNA sequence ATAGAAATTTACATTAAAACATATCCTTTTCCAGCCTCTTGCACACATATAATGTAAACAGTCAAATTACAATGCACCACTCCAAAAAGTATTACCCACAATAAAAGTTATCGTTTTATCTCTTAAACTTTTCTTAATTATCTAACGCCTCAAAtagattttcataaaaatattaaataatgcaAGTCAAACCAATAAGCAGACatgtttaaaaaaacaaatgaaaaatcatatataatacataaaaatcgTGTATTAAACTCATGGAGAGTGGAATGAATTAAATCAATATAGAAACAAAAATTTGAGTGCAAAAATTACCTTTTCAAGCCTCTTGCATATATATGATGTAATCTGAACTCGCAAAACAGCaaaactgtaaaaaaaaaaaaaacttaaaaattaagttaGGACTTCTATCAAACAGTTGCAAAGCAAACCAATAAAACATGATTATACAAAGTAATTATGTCTATAGAATCACAAAACAATCATATCCACAACAACTTCTGATTAAAGATATGACCGGATTAAATAGAAGATAATCAAAAAGAAACTATCTTACATCTTATAATTTCAAAGAAAGCATACGGAGGAAGAAGCTGTAATGAGATGTGAAATCAAATGTGGTAGGTGCAATTAACAGCTAATTCGCAGGGGGGAAACATATGTTGTTTTTACaacaaatttcaaattcaaattctggGAGATGAAGTAGAATCAGGAGGGGGGCTATGTATGAAGAAACAGTACACATAGAGGGGATACAGTGAGATGGGGTGAGAGATACCTCTTCCATAATGAAAGCAAGGCTcggagaagaagatgaagaacacGGCGGAAATCTCCAGAGCTCACGCGGGAGAGGTTACTCGgctttcattttaattttgaacCCTAATTGTGTATTGAGTTGTGTACATGAGAAGATTTGTGTATGAGCTGTGTACATCAGCTGTGTTGTGTGGCTGAAAGAGATGCCACGTTGTTATACCGTATAAAGCAAGTGTATGGAGTGGCAAAATACAGTAGATACAACAAAAGGTGAGGGACAAACTGGACAATTCATACCCAAATATGTAGTaggatttataatttaaataatttaaatagataaatagatGTTGCAGGTAGAAATTATACTCGTGTTAGGTTATTGCAGTACAGTGTAGATTGGTATTTTGTTGGTAAATAAAAGCACACAGTGAAGGAGAGAAATcgaaagatgatgatgaagaagagatTGATGAGTGCTTTGGGTCCATTGAAATCTCAGTTACTGCTGGAACGTTCATCAGGTAATTTCACCTGCTGCTTTCATTTTCATTCACTCTCTCGCTTCTCCACCAAACCTAACCCTAATTATTTCCCTTATTCCTCCAATTCAACTCATGCTCGACTTCAACGTTTACTCCTTGAGAAATCTAAGCTCGGTTTTGATAAACTTGATGATGCTCTTCAAGTGTTTGATCAAATGCTCCTGATCAAACCTCTGCTACCTGTTATCAACTTCGCTCAACTATTAGCTGCCCTTGTTAAAATGAAAGAGTACTCTGTAGCTGTGTCTCTCTTTAGGGATATGCGTGTAAATAGCATCCCTGTTAATATAGTTACCATAAATACTATCATCAACTGTTTTTGTCATTTGAATCGTGTCGATTTTGCCttttcattactggctggaatCATCAAGCACGGATTTGTGCCAAGTGTGGTTACTTATACCACTCTCATCAGGGGCCTTATTTCGCAAGATATGCTTCAAGAGGCTCAGCTTTTGTTTCAGAACCTCATCAGATTTGAACTTATTCAACCCAATGTTGTTACCTATAACACAATTATTCACGGCATCTGCAAGAGAGGGAATCCTTCTGTGGCTGTTAAGTTGTTCAAGAATATGGTGAAGCAAGGTTGCAAGCCTAATACTGTAACTTACACCACACTCATAAACTGTTTATGTAAATATAGGTTAGTCGATCAAGCATTGGGTCTTCTCCATCAAATGACAATGAAAGGCATATCCCCAAATGTTATAACCTACAACTCATTAATTCAAGGTCTGTGTGACTTTAATCGATGGCATGATGTCAAACAATTGCTCAAGGAGATGGATGTTAGGAACATGTCTCAAGATGTTTTTACTTacaatatattgattgatgcgtattgcaaagaaggaatgattgAAGATGCAGAGGATGTGATAGAGTTGATGAATCAAAGAGGCCATCATCCTGATGTAGTCACTTACAGCTCACTCATGGATGGATACTGCTTGCGGGGAGAGGTTGATGAAGCATTGGCTGTGTTCGAAAGCATGACGAGAAAGGGAATATTGCCTAATACTCATAGCTATAATATCCTGATCAACGGATATTGTAAGAAGATGAAAGTGGACAGAGCAATAGATCTTTTTCAACAAATGCCCTCTGAAGGTTTAACCCCAACTATTGAGACTTACAATACTATATTGCAAGGTTTTTTTCATGCTGGAAGACATGTTGAAGCACGTAAATTTTTTAAGGAAAAGATGATGCTGAAAGAAGGTCTTCAGTTGGATAAAGTGACTTGCGCTATTATATTGCATGGTCTTTGCAGGAACTGTTATGTTCGGGAAGCACTGTCCTTTTTTCAAATGATGGAATGCAATGGGTTAGTTCCCGATATACGTATTTACACCATTCTGATCAATGGATTATGCAAAAACGGACAACTTGAAGCAGCAAGAACTCTTTTTAACAACCTTCCTGCGAAAGGTTTGCGACCTGATGTCAAGACATACACAATGATGATCCAAGCATATTTTCATGGAGGGTTATTGGATGAAGCGAATGAACTATTGAGGGAAATGGAAGCCAATGATTGCTTGCCTAATGATGTCACATACAACATGCTTATCCGTGGTTGTTTACACAATAAGAAGTACTATGAAGCAGGTGTATTCCTAGATGAAATGCTTGGTCGCTGCTTTGCAGCAGATGCATCTACAGCATCTGCATTACTGGACTTATTTGAAGTGCAAGAACCGGATCCTTCTCTCCTTGCCTTGCGTGATAAGTACTCTCCATAGGTCTGTGAAAGGATGAGAGTGCCCAGGTACATAATCTTTTTGATTTTGCCAGTGTTTTTCATAAATTTGCAGGTGGTAACAATCATGACAGTGGTATGTAGTGGCTATAAAGTACAGAGTTATATCCAAAACATATAaactgtcatatatatatatatatatatatatatatatttatatccaaaACATATAaactgtcatatatatatatatatatatatatatatatatatttgtaaatatcaaaCTAATGATATCTTTAAAAATGTGTTttcctttttatataattttttggcaTCCTATGATAAGAGTATTTAGgcgttaattttaatttatttcatgtTGACGACACTCTTATACGCTGCAATTTTCTTTTGCAGATACATTACACCGTTTTTGGAAAAAGGAGCATGATTGGGGTTGGAATTGATGCTGGCACTCTCATAATCAATTTCCAAGTGCAAGTCATTAGGTTTGATACTGAACACTCATCATTTCTTACTTGTATGCTTGCTTGCTTGTTTGCATTGTTGTATATATTGTCAAATATTACATATATCACATGCTTCAAAATTGTAGAATTCTTTATTATaagtatcatttatatttttagtttccTTGTGAAATagtaatatgttttttaaatacaaatattccTCACATTTTTGTTCTGTCTTTGCAAACTTTTCCATTGTGTTCTTACTTTTTGAACTACTCTAGGAACCTTGTTATAATTGTAATAAGTCTCTATTGTCTAGTCAGCCTTATTAATGCTGATATTATATTGTTGTGCAatgatatgatatataactatataagttaCTTCACGTGATAGGTTTTCCGTTTGATACTTCACTAGGGTCAACAGTTGACATACATATCCATTTATTAGTGCACGTTATGTTGCACCATGCTGTCTTTGTTAAAACGTATCACAAAATCATATCTAACTTCATCTGGACTGGTACTctgattatataataaatgtgAACTCATATTTAGTTTCTACTGATCTCTTTCTCGTTTGGTATTATTGTGATCGCAAAATGATACTTATCTTGAGGAAGGATATTTAGTACTCTGAAATATGACCCTTTCAGAAGTTTTTGCAACATTTCCCATTCTCTTGACACAAGCCCTACTTTTCAACCAGCAATAGTTTACATGGAAATTTATTTATGCGTGCCACAATTGGAGGCTGGGATCATTCTACTATATACTCCCTGCTGAAACCCTTTTGCCAGTGCCCCCTTCAAATCTACTGTTTTCCACGCCATGTCATCCACATGTAGTTTCATCCTAACAAGTCTTAACAACTCCTGGACAACAATAGCCTACACCCTTAATTCATGGACACATCTCCGACTGGGGCAAGTGAATGCAATCTAATTGTATTCAGCATTGTGTTTCAGTTACTGTAGTTTGTGCCAAAATCTTGCCTTATCCTTGTGATTGGCCTATTGGTAGCACACGGCCCATACTATGAATATTTTCTTGTGTAATGATGCCATATTGCCATAATCTACCATCTGTCATCCCATCGTGAAGCTACTTTGTGCATCTGTCGCAAATGATTAGCTAAAGTCACGGTTAAagcttaaatattttttttcaaggacTTGTGGAAATGCTTGGCACTTAAGATGCTCTATAAGGGTATTTAGAGTAAATTTTACATTTGAGGCACCAAAGCTCAACAGCAGGCTGGACTATACTCACTGGCTGTTACATTTATATTTCTTTAGCACTAGAAAAATAGAAGTTTCTTCATACCGGCCCAATGCCTTTCTGGCCTATGTTACTCGGACTTGGGTACGGAGTATATCGGACATGACACATATCCGAGTGTTGGACTTGGGAACTTTGAAAATTGGGGACACGGGGACACTGTCCTATTTTTGGACACGGGTACGGGGACACATCGTAGTATACTAATAAACAAGTATGGTAAGTTTGACATCTTAACAAAAAGTAACAATAAAACTCAAACTAGACATGATTTTGTAGGGAACTTTGCAAATAAGGTGTCTTCTGTACTTTAATCCCATTCCAAAATAATTCCTTCCGTTGTCCATGTAGTTGTGTACTGTCATTCATAAACATGTTTATATGTTAAATCTATGCACCTTCACCATATTTGCTAACGACCTTTTCTTTTTTACAGTTTATTTGACTGAAAAATCCCTACTTTCCAGAATGGATATACTTCAAAAGAACATTCTGTATGGTCAAAATCAGGTAAGCTGCATACCCTCACTGATTTGAACTTGTAATCAAAATTAAGTAGAATGGGCAGCTGCTTGTAATTGTGAAACGATGCTTGTGTAGTCTTGGAAAATATATATCCAGCAACCATGATATTAACTTCAGGGCACCTACAGAGATTAATCGTTAGCAGACTAGCTTTAAATTATTAGAAAAGAATAATTTCAGGCAATAAACTCCGAGCGAAAGAGCCTTTTATAGTTTCCATCACCTTCCCTGGTCAATCCCAACCCCTACCCAAACAGCAAACTCCTACAAGACATGACCTGGCATCTAATTATCCTATAATTATATACTATGTTCTTAGACATCTGTAAGCAGCATTGAGCTCCTGCTAATTTTTATAAGGTTACTTCATTTTTGTGATTTGACTATGTCCTCAAACTTATTTAAACTAAATAACACTGTGTAAGCATTATCATATAAGGATGTCGCAAAAGTTTCATGCAAGTCAAGTTTACACTATATCAAAATCAGTACAATAAACCTGAAGGAAAGCATCCCAATGACGAATAGATGACAATTGGAAATCACGCAAGTCAAATTTCCACTATTTCCACTATACACGATGTATCTGTAATTCAAGGGATCAAATAGTAATAAATTATACTAAACAATACAAATCAGAGCATAAAGATTAGATATGATTATAAAACAAaggtattaatttaaagagagATCTCTAAATCTGTATAATTAGGAAAAAGACACGAGGTGGAATTAAATTTGCAGCATTTTAATAATACTTACAAATGAGCAAGAGCTTTTATCTTTTTTtacaatatcaaaaatttggTTTTGTTGAAAGCTGCTGGTAGTTTTTCGAGCTAGAGGTCAGTAAATTAGTAATATTCCAATTTTGTAGAGCGATTCTTTAAtcataatttgtatataatgaTATGTAACACGATAAACTTATATCAGATACAGGCAGATGCCGAGACCCAAGGAAAATTAGgcaagttttaaataaaaag is a window from the Daucus carota subsp. sativus chromosome 8, DH1 v3.0, whole genome shotgun sequence genome containing:
- the LOC108197045 gene encoding putative pentatricopeptide repeat-containing protein At1g12700, mitochondrial — protein: MMMKKRLMSALGPLKSQLLLERSSGNFTCCFHFHSLSRFSTKPNPNYFPYSSNSTHARLQRLLLEKSKLGFDKLDDALQVFDQMLLIKPLLPVINFAQLLAALVKMKEYSVAVSLFRDMRVNSIPVNIVTINTIINCFCHLNRVDFAFSLLAGIIKHGFVPSVVTYTTLIRGLISQDMLQEAQLLFQNLIRFELIQPNVVTYNTIIHGICKRGNPSVAVKLFKNMVKQGCKPNTVTYTTLINCLCKYRLVDQALGLLHQMTMKGISPNVITYNSLIQGLCDFNRWHDVKQLLKEMDVRNMSQDVFTYNILIDAYCKEGMIEDAEDVIELMNQRGHHPDVVTYSSLMDGYCLRGEVDEALAVFESMTRKGILPNTHSYNILINGYCKKMKVDRAIDLFQQMPSEGLTPTIETYNTILQGFFHAGRHVEARKFFKEKMMLKEGLQLDKVTCAIILHGLCRNCYVREALSFFQMMECNGLVPDIRIYTILINGLCKNGQLEAARTLFNNLPAKGLRPDVKTYTMMIQAYFHGGLLDEANELLREMEANDCLPNDVTYNMLIRGCLHNKKYYEAGVFLDEMLGRCFAADASTASALLDLFEVQEPDPSLLALRDKYSP